One Lytechinus pictus isolate F3 Inbred chromosome 12, Lp3.0, whole genome shotgun sequence genomic region harbors:
- the LOC129269933 gene encoding uncharacterized protein LOC129269933: MAEANDLVGTPTPFEVKEDSPPPSPSDTLSDFLAGAGISFDELKQLVRGSSNTPQGGISTPESSQIRLPRLGLFSGKEPVKQGEVDWETFHDVAREIATMAGLSEQSKRREIVTRLLLPAKDFAKQVAAGTTSLDLLAYLDSIYGAVQNNNLLLQEFMGLVQGKDERPSDFLKRLQLKVSRLVEVGEFSHQAATQKLLDKFKLGCHDEYILTVTNLHNQIIAPPFPKLISIIREAEATRNAKMAQYKPNPKIVRSYVQFENMSLYHTEEQKETRPKHNKPQIGPNKGASPSSKSKYHPSTSRPKSSPRCPVRVIVCFKCGEFDHYQDECENPPNEELKNRNMAKREEIIKAWEAINEPKTVRSPPNE, encoded by the coding sequence ATGGCTGAAGCTAATGATTTGGTTGGTACCCCCACCCCTTTTGAGGTCAAGGAGGATTCGCCTCCTCCCTCTCCCTCAGATACACTGAGTGATTTCCTTGCAGGGGCAGGGATAAGTTTTGATGAGTTGAAGCAGTTAGTTAGAGGGAGTTCTAATACCCCCCAAGGAGGTATCTCTACCCCAGAGTCATCTCAGATCCGCTTGCCGAGGCTTGGCCTCTTCTCTGGAAAGGAACCAGTTAAGCAAGGTGAAGTGGACTGGGAGACATTTCACGATGTCGCAAGGGAAATAGCCACTATGGCTGGCCTGAGCGAACAATCAAAACGTCGTGAAATAGTGACTCGCCTCCTATTACCTGCTAAAGACTTTGCTAAGCAAGTCGCGGCAGGCACCACCTCACTCGATCTACTGGCCTATTTGGACAGCATCTATGGTGCTGTTCAAAACAATAACCTGTTGCTTCAGGAGTTCATGGGATTGGTCCAAGGTAAGGACGAAAGACCATCGGATTTCCTGAAGCGACTCCAATTGAAGGTTAGTAGATTGGTTGAGGTGGGGGAGTTCTCCCATCAAGCAGCAACCCAAAAGTTGCTGGACAAATTCAAGCTCGGATGTCACGACGAATATATATTAACAGTAACGAATTTGCATAACCAGATCATTGCACCCCCATTTCCTAAATTAATTAGTATTATAAGAGAGGCAGAGGCAACCAGAAATGCCAAGATGGCCCAATACAAACCCAACCCCAAAATAGTCCGTAGCTATGTGCAATTTGAGAACATGAGCTTATATCACACTGAGGAACAAAAAGAGACCCGACCAAAACACAACAAACCCCAGATAGGCCCAAATAAAGGAGCATCTCCTTCCAGTAAATCCAAATATCATCCCTCAACATCTCGTCCCAAATCTTCCCCTCGATGCCCAGTTAGGGTAATCGTGTGCTTCAAGTGTGGTGAGTTTGACCACTATCAAGATGAGTGCGAAAACCCACCAAACGAAGAGCTCAAGAATAGGAACATGGCCAAAAGAGAGGAAATTATTAAGGCATGGGAGGCAATTAACGAGCCAAAAACTGTTAGGAGTCCCCCAAACGAGTAA